The following proteins come from a genomic window of Actinomycetes bacterium:
- a CDS encoding NAD(P)H-quinone oxidoreductase: MHAVQITEPGGPEMLSWEEVPDPPAPGAGQVLLRVAATAVNRADLLQRLGHYPPPPGAPPYPGLECSGTVTAVGPGVDGWSVGDQVCALLPGGGYAEQVLAPAAHLLPVPSGVDLVAAAGLPEAACTVWSNVFMLVALRPGETLLVHGGGSGIGTLAIQLATAAGARVAVTAGSAAKLDRCRALGADVTINYREQDFVESLRAATDGHGADVILDLMGASYLARNVSALAVNGRLVVIGLQGGARAELDLGQLMGKRAAVLGTTLRARPDEEKAAIVRSVREHVWPLLESGRVVPVVDQVLPVDQAAEAHRLVEAGAVVGKVVLSVGT; the protein is encoded by the coding sequence GTGCACGCCGTCCAGATCACCGAGCCCGGCGGGCCCGAGATGCTCAGCTGGGAGGAGGTCCCCGACCCGCCCGCACCGGGCGCCGGCCAGGTGCTGCTGCGGGTGGCGGCCACCGCGGTCAACCGGGCCGACCTGCTGCAGCGGCTGGGCCACTACCCGCCGCCGCCCGGGGCACCGCCGTACCCGGGGCTGGAGTGCTCGGGAACGGTCACCGCGGTGGGGCCTGGGGTGGACGGGTGGTCGGTCGGCGACCAGGTCTGCGCGCTGCTGCCCGGTGGCGGGTACGCCGAGCAGGTGCTGGCGCCGGCGGCGCACCTGCTGCCGGTGCCGTCCGGGGTCGACCTGGTCGCGGCGGCCGGCCTGCCGGAGGCCGCCTGCACGGTCTGGTCGAACGTGTTCATGCTGGTCGCCCTGCGCCCCGGCGAGACCCTGCTCGTGCACGGCGGCGGGTCGGGGATCGGCACCCTGGCGATCCAGCTGGCCACGGCCGCCGGTGCCCGGGTGGCCGTGACCGCGGGCTCCGCGGCCAAGCTGGACCGCTGCCGCGCGCTCGGCGCGGACGTCACCATCAACTACCGCGAGCAGGACTTCGTCGAGTCGCTGCGGGCTGCGACCGACGGTCATGGCGCGGACGTGATCCTCGATCTCATGGGCGCCTCCTACCTGGCCCGCAACGTCTCGGCGCTGGCCGTGAACGGCCGGCTCGTGGTGATCGGGCTGCAGGGCGGCGCCCGGGCCGAGCTGGACCTGGGTCAGCTCATGGGCAAGCGGGCCGCCGTGCTGGGCACCACCCTGCGGGCCCGTCCGGACGAGGAGAAGGCCGCGATCGTGCGGTCGGTGCGCGAGCACGTATGGCCGCTGCTGGAGTCCGGCCGGGTGGTCCCGGTGGTGGACCAGGTGCTCCCGGTCGACCAGGCGGCCGAGGCGCACCGGTTGGTCGAGGCGGGTGCAGTCGTCGGCAAGGTGGTCCTGTCGGTCGGGACCTGA
- a CDS encoding bacterial proteasome activator family protein gives MNEPDADAQIVVVGPGGQPLGVLGGVPVGEAQDDDSEQVASVADLVEQPAKVMRIGSMIKQLLDEVRQAPLDEAGRARLRDIHRRSIQELESGLAPELVEELDRLALPFGEDTVPSEAELRIAQAQLVGWLEGLFHGIQTALFAQQMAARAQFEEMRRRALPVGTEGPSQEEEQVPRRSNGPYL, from the coding sequence ATGAACGAGCCGGACGCGGACGCCCAGATCGTCGTCGTGGGACCGGGCGGCCAGCCGCTCGGCGTGCTGGGCGGGGTGCCGGTCGGCGAGGCGCAGGACGACGACAGCGAGCAGGTGGCCTCGGTCGCGGACCTGGTCGAGCAGCCGGCCAAGGTGATGCGCATCGGCAGCATGATCAAGCAGCTGCTCGACGAGGTCCGGCAGGCACCGCTGGACGAGGCCGGCCGGGCCCGGCTGCGGGACATCCACCGCCGCTCGATCCAGGAGCTGGAGAGCGGGCTGGCCCCCGAGCTGGTCGAGGAGCTGGACCGGCTGGCCCTGCCGTTCGGCGAGGACACCGTGCCGTCCGAGGCCGAGCTGAGGATCGCGCAGGCCCAGCTGGTCGGCTGGCTGGAGGGGCTGTTCCACGGCATCCAGACCGCGCTGTTCGCCCAGCAGATGGCCGCGCGGGCGCAGTTCGAGGAGATGCGCCGCCGCGCCCTGCCGGTCGGGACCGAAGGCCCGTCGCAGGAGGAGGAGCAGGTCCCGCGGCGCTCGAACGGCCCGTACCTGTAG